From the genome of Planctomycetia bacterium, one region includes:
- a CDS encoding MmgE/PrpD family protein, whose amino-acid sequence MPVDTITLPRDSNQALGLGRFALDFLNGKLGAPGELARRDVERFHLDSVACAVSALALRTNAPNVLRDEALEYRVADGQPGASCFGSHTRVQPEKAIAANCAAAREWDSNGTNFGYNPRLGHTAGEFGHNDFYPVVVAAAQQVSIDGDRAALAMLLLDEIRGRLAEVFSLKDHKIDHVVHGAIASAAVYGALLGATPEQIESAIGLLVAHYIPFRAIRAGKQLSDSKGASAALSTEMAIVSIRRALRGFVGPADIFRNPEAIFCLFEPPKAKQESPFDLTFAVAGDDFAVRGMHFKLGLYEHQSAGAIQGLIDLLQRHPALLADEAKIEKLRIRIYQPAFGIIGDPAKRDPRTRQSADHSMVYIVATLLRKALTLRAVGWKELMLMPADYADAALVDPLTRRLIDRIEFAHGGPEFDAKYPDGIPTSLEIEHTDLGRLSSGLVMYPAGHARYPGDDLEQLLSHKFQLLASLGVVDPKSLYERCHRLRGKSPEAMAELYEFEIK is encoded by the coding sequence ATGCCCGTTGACACGATCACCTTGCCGCGCGACTCGAATCAGGCGCTCGGCCTGGGGCGATTCGCGCTGGACTTTCTGAATGGAAAACTTGGCGCGCCGGGCGAGCTGGCGCGCCGGGACGTGGAGCGATTCCATCTCGACAGCGTGGCTTGCGCCGTCTCGGCGCTCGCCTTGAGAACCAATGCGCCAAACGTGTTACGGGACGAGGCGCTGGAATATCGCGTCGCCGACGGTCAGCCCGGCGCCAGTTGCTTTGGTTCCCATACGCGCGTGCAGCCGGAAAAGGCGATCGCCGCGAACTGCGCGGCGGCGCGTGAATGGGACTCGAACGGCACGAACTTCGGTTACAACCCTCGGCTGGGTCACACCGCCGGTGAGTTCGGCCACAACGACTTCTATCCGGTCGTCGTCGCGGCGGCGCAACAGGTTTCGATCGACGGCGACCGCGCGGCGCTCGCGATGTTGCTGTTGGATGAAATTCGCGGCCGGCTGGCCGAAGTGTTCAGTTTGAAGGACCACAAGATCGACCATGTTGTGCATGGCGCGATCGCCTCGGCCGCGGTCTACGGCGCGCTACTGGGCGCCACGCCGGAGCAGATTGAGTCAGCCATCGGATTACTGGTCGCGCATTACATTCCGTTCCGCGCAATCCGCGCCGGCAAGCAACTTTCCGATTCGAAGGGCGCTTCCGCGGCGTTGAGCACAGAAATGGCCATCGTCAGCATCCGCCGTGCGCTGCGCGGGTTCGTCGGGCCAGCCGATATTTTTCGCAACCCCGAGGCGATCTTCTGCTTGTTTGAGCCGCCGAAAGCAAAACAGGAAAGCCCTTTCGATCTAACCTTTGCCGTCGCCGGCGACGATTTCGCCGTGCGCGGGATGCATTTCAAGCTTGGCCTGTACGAACATCAATCCGCTGGAGCGATCCAAGGGTTGATCGATCTGTTGCAGCGTCATCCGGCGTTGCTGGCGGATGAAGCGAAAATCGAAAAACTGCGGATCAGAATCTATCAACCGGCCTTCGGCATTATCGGCGATCCCGCCAAACGCGACCCGCGCACGCGGCAAAGCGCGGATCACTCGATGGTCTATATCGTGGCCACGCTGCTGCGCAAAGCGCTGACGCTCCGTGCCGTCGGTTGGAAGGAATTGATGTTGATGCCAGCCGACTACGCCGACGCGGCGCTCGTGGATCCGCTCACCCGACGGCTGATCGATCGGATCGAGTTCGCGCACGGCGGGCCGGAATTCGACGCCAAGTACCCGGACGGCATTCCGACGTCGCTCGAAATCGAGCATACGGATCTAGGGCGCCTATCCAGCGGCCTTGTCATGTATCCCGCCGGCCACGCGCGTTATCCAGGCGACGACCTGGAACAACTGCTCAGCCACAAGTTTCAACTGCTGGCCAGCCTGGGCGTCGTTGACCCGAAGTCGCTCTACGAACGCTGCCACCGCCTGCGCGGAAAATCGCCGGAAGCGATGGCGGAGCTCTACGAGTTCGAGATCAAGTGA